Proteins encoded in a region of the Streptomyces sp. NBC_00513 genome:
- the tadA gene encoding tRNA adenosine(34) deaminase TadA, which yields MRLALREAALAVPAGDVPVGAVVLGPAGEVLSTGHNEREAAGDPTAHAEVLALRRAAAALGEWRLPGCTLVVTLEPCVMCAGALVQSRVARVVYGADDEKAGAAGSLWDLVRDRRLNHRPEVVRGVLADECARQLKDFFRDL from the coding sequence ATGCGCCTGGCGCTCCGGGAAGCCGCCCTGGCGGTGCCGGCCGGCGACGTGCCGGTCGGCGCCGTCGTGCTCGGCCCGGCGGGCGAGGTCCTGTCCACCGGGCACAACGAACGCGAGGCCGCCGGCGACCCCACGGCGCACGCCGAGGTGCTGGCACTGCGCCGTGCGGCGGCCGCCCTCGGGGAATGGCGACTCCCGGGATGCACCCTCGTCGTCACCCTGGAGCCGTGCGTGATGTGCGCGGGCGCCCTCGTGCAGTCCCGGGTGGCCCGGGTCGTGTACGGCGCGGACGACGAGAAGGCGGGCGCCGCGGGATCGCTGTGGGACCTCGTACGGGACCGCCGGCTCAACCACCGGCCGGAGGTGGTCCGCGGGGTGCTCGCGGACGAGTGCGCCCGGCAGCTGAAGGACTTCTTCCGCGACCTGTGA